Within the Chlorocebus sabaeus isolate Y175 chromosome 19, mChlSab1.0.hap1, whole genome shotgun sequence genome, the region ggcttgtgcctgtagtctcagttactcgggaggctgaggcagaattgcttgaacccaggaggtggaggttgcagtgagccgagatcgggccactgcactccagcctgggcaacagagcgagactctgtctcaaaaaaaaaaaaaacaaacaaaccgggcgcggtggctcaagcctgtaatcccagcactttgggaggccgagacgggcagatcacaaggtcaggagatcaagaccatcctggctaacacagtgaaaccccgtctctactaaaaaatataaaaaactagccgggcgaggtggcgggcgcctgtagtcccagctactcgggaggctgaggcaagagaatggcgtaaagctgggaggcagaacttgcagtgagctgagatccgacccctgcactccagcctgggtgacagagcaagactccgtctcaaaaaaaaaaaaaaaaaaaaaaaaattaaagttcacCTATAATAAAGAACGAAAGCATAacctttgcagcaacctggatgcagctggaggccattatgctaagtgagttaacacaggagcagaaaatcaaatactacatgttctcacttgtaagtgggggCTAAACATGGGGtcctcatggacacaaagatggcaacaatagacactggggactactacagcagggaaggagggagggggcaaCGATTGAAAAACTATTAGGtcctatgctcagtacctgggtgatgggatcatttgtaccccaagcctcagcatcacatggtatacccatgtaataaacctgtacatgtaccccctgaatctaaaataaaagttgaaattatttttaaaaaacattaaaggaCATAAtggggcgtggtggcccatgccactttgagaggccgagaccggtggatcacttgaggtcaggagtttgagactagcctggccaacatggcaaaccctgtctctactaaaaatacaaaaattagccgagcatggtggcttgcacctgtaatcccagctactcaggagactgaggcaggagaatcacttgaacccaggaggcggagcttgcagtgagccaagatcgcactactgcattccagcctgggtgacagagtgaaactccatctcaaaaaaaaaaaaaaaaaaaaaaggacaaagtatTTCTCCAGAGAATGTCACCCTCTTGTCATTCTCTGGCCTCTAGGATCAGAGAAGCAAGGGCTTCTGCTTTCTCTGTTGGAAAGTTTTGTTCTCTGGTGTGTTTTCTCATCCTGGCCTGGCCACCGCAGCCTCCAGAACACCGAGGAGTCCCTGCGCCATGTGGATGCCAGCTTCTTCTTGGGGAAGGTGTGTTTCCTCGCCACAGGTGGTAAGTACGTCCTTTGCCTGTTACTgcccacccccagccaagggaaagGTGGGGCGGGGGTAGACTTCTTGCTGAGGCACCCTGGGTGATGGAAAGAACATGTATTttacacacactggggcctatcggaggatggagggcaggagaaaggagatcaggaaaaataacgaatgggtactaggcttaatacctgggtgacaatctgtacaacaaacccgatgacacaagtttacctacataacagatctgcacatgtaccccggaacttaaaagttaaatttaaaaaccgaaagaacatatatacacatactttgGAATCTGACCTGTTGTCAGCCTAAGAGTGAATCTGAGCAGATAACTCTGCTGTTGCTTGGAGTTGCCTAGTGGCTGCCTGTGGCTTTCAGTAAAATCCAAACTCTAAAGACACAAAGCACTTTGCAGTTTGGCGTCTGCCTTCTGGGCTGGTCTCATCTCTGGTTACTCTCCTTCTCTGGGTCTGCTGCTGTTCCTGAGACTTTGTAATATTAACAGTGAAAATAATAATGGCTAACCTCTTTTGAGCTCTCACTGTGAGGCAAACACTataattgctttgttttcatattaatgtttgatgtaggtattattacctccattttagaGTCATGAGGTTAAGTTGCCCAAGGCCCCTAGATAAAAAGTGGTAGAGCCAAGGTTCACACCTAGGTAAGTCCTGTTGCAGGGCCCGTCCTTTTTTTtgttgagttggagtcttgctcagccgcccaggctggagtgctgtggcatgatctcggctcagtgcaaccactctctccggggttcaagtgattctcccatctcagcctcccgagtagctgggattacaggcacccgccatcatgcccagctaatttttgtattttagtagagatggcgtttctccgtgttggccaggctagtcttgaactcctgacctcaggtatccgcccgcctcggcctcccaaagtggtgggattacaggcttgagccaccgcacccggccggcccGTCTCTTTTTGTTTACTCTAGGCTTCTCTCAAATACGTTTCCTCTTCTTTATCTTGCTAACCCCTACAAATACCTCAAAACTCAGCCCCGGTGTCTCTGCGGCATGCAGGAGGTGTCTGACCTGTCTGCCCTTCCAGCTGAACTGTTAGCTCCTTGAGCAGAGCGCCTGGCACGGCACAGATAATTCTCAAGAAGCATTGATGAGCAAATGCAGGCCAAGCAATTTCTAGATGTCAACTCACTGATTCTAGAGTGACTCAGTGGGGTAGCAGCTGTTATTATCGTCATTGTCTAATTTGATATTCTTGACTACctagaaaagaaagtagaataggACTGTCACCCTcaggaatagaaagaaactgaGCCAAAGAGTGGGGAAGTGAGGGACTCTGCCCAGCACTTCCTGAATTCCAGCCAGGAAGGTAGAGATTGCAGCTATAGCACTCATGACTTCTTTCCAGCTGGGCGGGAGAGCCACTGCAGCATTCACCGGCACACCGTGGTGAAGCTGGCCCACACCTACCAAAGCCCCCTGCTCTACTGTGACCTGGAGGTGAGCATGCTGATCACAGAGACCAACACTACACTCGGGTGCGGGAAAGGGTGGTCAGCACACAGTGGGCACATCGGGAATGCTTATCGAAGGACTCAGTATCCGAGCGAGGCAGCTTCTGAAGTGGAGGGAGACACAGGATCCTGGTTTGAGTCCTGGCGTTTCTGTTTACTGGCTGTGACCTGGGCAGGTCACCCTGAGCCTTGGAGTACACAGGTGTGAAGCGGGGGTGATGTGCTTTCATCTGGCGTGCATCTTATATGCCAGGCTCTAGCACGTGCTGCCCTGCTTTTCCTTTTGCTGAGTTTCTGCATGCTTAGTTATAATTAAGTCTTACGTGTATGTATCTGTGAGTCTCCTCTCCTGCTGGGGTGTAAATGATTGAGGCCAGGCGTATGTCCATCTCATTACCTAGTGCATCCTTGTGTCCCCTGGGAGTCAGAATGCCGGATTTGGCCTTAACTCTCTGTATTTCAGACCTTGTCTAGTCCCATCCCAAGCCAGGGTACCCAGCAGGCGGTAGGGATGTTTGTTAGGTGGGCGGGTAGATGGTTGGATGGATATGTAGGGTGTTCTGCCCCAACTGGATTCTATTGGTGTTTCCCACAAGGTGTAACTAATCATGAGGGGTAGGAA harbors:
- the CENPM gene encoding centromere protein M isoform X3, with product MMSVLRPLDKLPSLNTATILLVGTEDALLQQLADSMLKEDCASELKVHLAKSLPLPSSVNRPRIDLIVFVVNLHSKYRIREARASAFSVGKFCSLVCFLILAWPPQPPEHRGVPAPCGCQLLLGEGVFPRHRCWAGEPLQHSPAHRGEAGPHLPKPPALL